Proteins from a single region of Xenopus laevis strain J_2021 chromosome 9_10S, Xenopus_laevis_v10.1, whole genome shotgun sequence:
- the tp53rk.S gene encoding TP53 regulating kinase S homeolog (The RefSeq protein has 2 substitutions compared to this genomic sequence) gives MEGDAESKSRLRTRSYLEGLSLMKQGAEARVYRGRFLGKNAVIKERFPKAYRHPTLDGKLTHKRTAQEVRSILRCRRAGISAPVVYFVDYVSNCIYLEDIEESTTVRDYILSMQQSGKETSSLNALAEKIGQVLGRMHDEDVVHGDLTTSNMLLRPPCDDLNLVLIDFGLSFISALPEDKGVDLYVLEKAFLSTHPNTEETFRLLLQSYSSTSKKSGPVIKKLDEVRLRGRKRSMVG, from the exons ATGGAAGGCGATGCAGAAAGCAAGAGCAGGCTGCGGACTCGCTCGTATCTGGAGGGCTTGTCGCTGATGAAGCAGGGTGCCGAGGCCAGAGTTTACCGGGGGCGGTTTCTAGGGAAAAATGCGGTGATAAAGGAGAGGTTCCCCAAGGCCTACAGACACCCGACTCTGGATGGGAAACTCACCCATAAACGCACGGCCCAGGAGGTCCGCTCTATATTAAGGTGTAGGAGAGCAG GTATTTCAGCACCAGTGGTTTATTTCGTTGACTATGTTTCCAACTGTATTTACCTTGAAGACATTGAGGAATCGACTACAGTGAGAGACTACATATTATCGATGCAGCAGAGTGGGAAGGAGACAAGTAGCCTGAATGCTTTGGCAGGGAAGATTGGGCAGGTGTTGGGCCGAATGCACGATGAGGACGTTGTCCATGGAGACCTCACCACGTCCAACATGCTCCTGCGCCCCCCGTCTGATGATCTCAACCTGGTTCTGATTGATTTTGGCCTCAGTTTCATCTCTGCTCTTCCAGAAGATAAAGGGGTGGATCTGTACGTGCTGGAGAAGGCTTTCCTCAGCACCCACCCCAACACAGAGGAGACCTTCAGGCTCCTGTTACAAAGCTACTCCTCTACCTCCAAAAAATCCGGCCCCGTAATAAAGAAACTGGATGAGGTGCGCCTGCGCGGACGGAAACGCTCAATGGTGGGATAG
- the slc2a10.S gene encoding solute carrier family 2, facilitated glucose transporter member 10 isoform X1, whose translation MGLRSTTLVLAATSSLLGGLIFGYELGIISGALLMLKTVFQLTCFEQEALVSAVLFGALLASLIGGFIIDRSGRRTSIMGSNLVVLAGSIILIATSSFWWLVVGRVTVGFAISISSMACCIYVSEIVRPHQRGTLVSLYETGITVGILISYAMNYFLSAVNDGWKYMFGLAIIPAAFQFIVILFLPSKPHTLNFWEQDSDNGFIELEEAGESGEFKPDTYDKQYTFLDLFRSKDNMRTRTLLGLGLVLFQQFTGQPNVLYYASTIFRSVGFQSNSSAVLASVGLGVVKVASTLIAICFADKAGRRILLLAGCIVMTIAISGIGIVSFTVKLDSHRDCGSIRSKNTSYGDSNASQLLGIIHAGTPTINTMDNSAHQLAMVIQSPSLSNSAGSKHTASMFPNSTVPPAGPDSNYAILNWITLLSMMAFVSAFSIGFGPMTWLVLSEIYPADIRGRAFAFCNSFNWAANLLITLTFLEVIGSIGLGWTFLLYGGVGLLAITFIYFFIPETKGQSLEEIDQQLSAKRISKRRETSKGVRKRPSTGPPYQRVGKSNWT comes from the exons ATGG gtCTCAGGTCGACTACCCTCGTTTTAGCAGCAACCAGCTCCTTGCTGGGCGGGCTTATATTCGGATATGAGCTGGGTATCATTTCTGGGGCCTTGCTTATGCTGAAGACTGTGTTCCAACTGACTTGTTTTGAGCAGGAGGCGCTTGTTAGTGCTGTTTTGTTTGGGGCTCTGCTGGCCTCTCTTATTGGTGGCTTTATCATTGACCGCTCAGGACGTCGGACCTCCATAATGGGCAGCAATCTTGTGGTGTTGGCTGGCAGCATCATTCTCATAGCAACTTCATCTTTTTGGTGGTTGGTAGTTGGACGGGTCACTGTTGGATTCGCCATATCTATCTCCTCTATGGCATGTTGCATTTACGTCTCTGAAATTGTCCGCCCCCACCAGCGTGGCACGCTCGTGTCTCTGTATGAAACAGGCATCACCGTTGGCATCTTGATTTCCTACGCCATGAACTATTTCCTGTCGGCTGTTAACGACGGCTGGAAATATATGTTTGGGTTGGCCATCATCCCTGCTGCTTTTCAGTTCATCGTCATTCTCTTCCTTCCTTCCAAACCCCATACATTAAACTTTTGGGAGCAAGATTCAGACAACGGCTTCATTGAACTGGAGGAAGCCGGAGAATCAGGCGAGTTCAAACCCGACACGTATGACAAACAGTACACGTTTCTTGACCTCTTTCGCTCTAAGGACAATATGAGAACAAGGACACTCCTTGGCCTTGGGTTGGTGCTTTTCCAACAGTTTACAGGCCAACCCAATGTACTTTACTATGCGTCAACGATATTTCGCTCAGTGGGCTTCCAAAGCAACTCTTCGGCCGTCTTGGCATCCGTTGGGCTTGGGGTGGTGAAAGTCGCTTCAACATTAATTGCTATATGTTTTGCAGACAAAGCTGGGCGGAGAATTTTACTTTTAGCTGGCTGCATCGTGATGACTATCGCCATTTCTGGAATTGGGATTGTTAGCTTCACGGTCAAATTGGACTCCCACAGGGACTGTGGATCTATAAGAAGCAAGAATACGTCCTATGGAGATTCCAATGCTTCTCAATTGCTTGGGATTATTCACGCTGGGACCCCAACCATAAATACAATGGATAATTCAGCCCACCAGCTGGCCATGGTGATTCAATCCCCATCCTTATCAAACAGTGCCGGTAGCAAGCACACAGCTTCAATGTTCCCGAATTCCACAGTGCCCCCTGCTGGCCCAGATTCTAATTATGCCATTTTGAACTGGATAACTTTGTTGAGCATGATGGCGTTTGTTAGTGCTTTTTCCATTGGATTTGGTCCAA TGACCTGGTTAGTGCTGAGTGAAATCTATCCAGCGGACATCAGAGGGAGAGCATTTGCTTTCTGCAACAGCTTCAACTGGGCTGCCAACTTGCTCATTACTCTTACCTTCTTGGAAGTTATTG GTTCTATAGGTCTGGGCTGGACTTTTTTGCTGTACGGTGGGGTGGGCCTCCTGGCCATTACCTTCATCTACTTCTTCATTCCTGAAACCAAAGGACAGTCCCTGGAAGAAATCGATCAACAGTTGTCAGCGAAAAG GATATCAAAGAGAAGAGAAACATCTAAAGGCGTTCGAAAGAGACCATCCACTGGCCCTCCATACCAAAGAGTAGGAAAATCAAACTGGACTTAA
- the slc2a10.S gene encoding solute carrier family 2, facilitated glucose transporter member 10 isoform X2 — protein sequence MGLRSTTLVLAATSSLLGGLIFGYELGIISGALLMLKTVFQLTCFEQEALVSAVLFGALLASLIGGFIIDRSGRRTSIMGSNLVVLAGSIILIATSSFWWLVVGRVTVGFAISISSMACCIYVSEIVRPHQRGTLVSLYETGITVGILISYAMNYFLSAVNDGWKYMFGLAIIPAAFQFIVILFLPSKPHTLNFWEQDSDNGFIELEEAGESGEFKPDTYDKQYTFLDLFRSKDNMRTRTLLGLGLVLFQQFTGQPNVLYYASTIFRSVGFQSNSSAVLASVGLGVVKVASTLIAICFADKAGRRILLLAGCIVMTIAISGIGIVSFTVKLDSHRDCGSIRSKNTSYGDSNASQLLGIIHAGTPTINTMDNSAHQLAMVIQSPSLSNSAGSKHTASMFPNSTVPPAGPDSNYAILNWITLLSMMAFVSAFSIGFGPMTWLVLSEIYPADIRGRAFAFCNSFNWAANLLITLTFLEVIGSIGLGWTFLLYGGVGLLAITFIYFFIPETKGQSLEEIDQQLSAKSRLKPANQEVSGAMEKRFPQASGKQHMQ from the exons ATGG gtCTCAGGTCGACTACCCTCGTTTTAGCAGCAACCAGCTCCTTGCTGGGCGGGCTTATATTCGGATATGAGCTGGGTATCATTTCTGGGGCCTTGCTTATGCTGAAGACTGTGTTCCAACTGACTTGTTTTGAGCAGGAGGCGCTTGTTAGTGCTGTTTTGTTTGGGGCTCTGCTGGCCTCTCTTATTGGTGGCTTTATCATTGACCGCTCAGGACGTCGGACCTCCATAATGGGCAGCAATCTTGTGGTGTTGGCTGGCAGCATCATTCTCATAGCAACTTCATCTTTTTGGTGGTTGGTAGTTGGACGGGTCACTGTTGGATTCGCCATATCTATCTCCTCTATGGCATGTTGCATTTACGTCTCTGAAATTGTCCGCCCCCACCAGCGTGGCACGCTCGTGTCTCTGTATGAAACAGGCATCACCGTTGGCATCTTGATTTCCTACGCCATGAACTATTTCCTGTCGGCTGTTAACGACGGCTGGAAATATATGTTTGGGTTGGCCATCATCCCTGCTGCTTTTCAGTTCATCGTCATTCTCTTCCTTCCTTCCAAACCCCATACATTAAACTTTTGGGAGCAAGATTCAGACAACGGCTTCATTGAACTGGAGGAAGCCGGAGAATCAGGCGAGTTCAAACCCGACACGTATGACAAACAGTACACGTTTCTTGACCTCTTTCGCTCTAAGGACAATATGAGAACAAGGACACTCCTTGGCCTTGGGTTGGTGCTTTTCCAACAGTTTACAGGCCAACCCAATGTACTTTACTATGCGTCAACGATATTTCGCTCAGTGGGCTTCCAAAGCAACTCTTCGGCCGTCTTGGCATCCGTTGGGCTTGGGGTGGTGAAAGTCGCTTCAACATTAATTGCTATATGTTTTGCAGACAAAGCTGGGCGGAGAATTTTACTTTTAGCTGGCTGCATCGTGATGACTATCGCCATTTCTGGAATTGGGATTGTTAGCTTCACGGTCAAATTGGACTCCCACAGGGACTGTGGATCTATAAGAAGCAAGAATACGTCCTATGGAGATTCCAATGCTTCTCAATTGCTTGGGATTATTCACGCTGGGACCCCAACCATAAATACAATGGATAATTCAGCCCACCAGCTGGCCATGGTGATTCAATCCCCATCCTTATCAAACAGTGCCGGTAGCAAGCACACAGCTTCAATGTTCCCGAATTCCACAGTGCCCCCTGCTGGCCCAGATTCTAATTATGCCATTTTGAACTGGATAACTTTGTTGAGCATGATGGCGTTTGTTAGTGCTTTTTCCATTGGATTTGGTCCAA TGACCTGGTTAGTGCTGAGTGAAATCTATCCAGCGGACATCAGAGGGAGAGCATTTGCTTTCTGCAACAGCTTCAACTGGGCTGCCAACTTGCTCATTACTCTTACCTTCTTGGAAGTTATTG GTTCTATAGGTCTGGGCTGGACTTTTTTGCTGTACGGTGGGGTGGGCCTCCTGGCCATTACCTTCATCTACTTCTTCATTCCTGAAACCAAAGGACAGTCCCTGGAAGAAATCGATCAACAGTTGTCAGCGAAAAG TCGCTTAAAGCCAGCTAACCAGGAAGTGAGTGGCGCAATGGAGAAGCGTTTCCCCCAGGCCTCAGGAAAACAGCACATGCAATAA
- the slc2a10.S gene encoding solute carrier family 2, facilitated glucose transporter member 10 (The RefSeq protein has 6 substitutions compared to this genomic sequence): MGLRSTTLVLAATSSLLGGLIFGYELGIISGALLMLKTVFQLTCFEQEALVSAVLFGALLASLIGGFIIDRSGRRTSIMGSNLVVLAGSIILIATSSFWWLVVGRVTVGFAISISSMACCIYVSEIVRPHQRGTLVSLYETGITVGILISYAMNYFLSAVNDGWKYMFGLAIIPAAFQFIVILFLPSKPHTLNFWEQDSDNGFIELEEAGESGEFKPDTYDKQYTFLDLFRSKDNMRTRTLLGLGLVLFQQFTGQPNVLYYASTIFRSVGFQSNSSAVLASVGLGVVKVASTLIAICFADKAGRRILLLAGCIVMTIAISGIGIVSFMVELDSHRDCGSIRSKNTSYGDSNASQLLGIIHAGTPTINTKDNLAHQLAMVIQSPSLSNSAGSKHTASMFPNSTVPPAGPDSNYAILNWITLLSMMAFVSAFSIGFGPMTWLVLSEIYPADIRGRAFAFCNSFNWAANLLITLTFLEVIGSIGLGWTFLLYGGVGLLAIAFIYFFIPETKGQSLEEIDQQLSSKRISKRRETSKGVRKRPSTGPPYQRVGKSNWT; this comes from the exons ATGG gtCTCAGGTCGACTACCCTCGTTTTAGCAGCAACCAGCTCCTTGCTGGGCGGGCTTATATTCGGATATGAGCTGGGTATCATTTCTGGGGCCTTGCTTATGCTGAAGACTGTGTTCCAACTGACTTGTTTTGAGCAGGAGGCGCTTGTTAGTGCTGTTTTGTTTGGGGCTCTGCTGGCCTCTCTTATTGGTGGCTTTATCATTGACCGCTCAGGACGTCGGACCTCCATAATGGGCAGCAATCTTGTGGTGTTGGCTGGCAGCATCATTCTCATAGCAACTTCATCTTTTTGGTGGTTGGTAGTTGGACGGGTCACTGTTGGATTCGCCATATCTATCTCCTCTATGGCATGTTGCATTTACGTCTCTGAAATTGTCCGCCCCCACCAGCGTGGCACGCTCGTGTCTCTGTATGAAACAGGCATCACCGTTGGCATCTTGATTTCCTACGCCATGAACTATTTCCTGTCGGCTGTTAACGACGGCTGGAAATATATGTTTGGGTTGGCCATCATCCCTGCTGCTTTTCAGTTCATCGTCATTCTCTTCCTTCCTTCCAAACCCCATACATTAAACTTTTGGGAGCAAGATTCAGACAACGGCTTCATTGAACTGGAGGAAGCCGGAGAATCAGGCGAGTTCAAACCCGACACGTATGACAAACAGTACACGTTTCTTGACCTCTTTCGCTCTAAGGACAATATGAGAACAAGGACACTCCTTGGCCTTGGGTTGGTGCTTTTCCAACAGTTTACAGGCCAACCCAATGTACTTTACTATGCGTCAACGATATTTCGCTCAGTGGGCTTCCAAAGCAACTCTTCGGCCGTCTTGGCATCCGTTGGGCTTGGGGTGGTGAAAGTCGCTTCAACATTAATTGCTATATGTTTTGCAGACAAAGCTGGGCGGAGAATTTTACTTTTAGCTGGCTGCATCGTGATGACTATCGCCATTTCTGGAATTGGGATTGTTAGCTTCACGGTCAAATTGGACTCCCACAGGGACTGTGGATCTATAAGAAGCAAGAATACGTCCTATGGAGATTCCAATGCTTCTCAATTGCTTGGGATTATTCACGCTGGGACCCCAACCATAAATACAATGGATAATTCAGCCCACCAGCTGGCCATGGTGATTCAATCCCCATCCTTATCAAACAGTGCCGGTAGCAAGCACACAGCTTCAATGTTCCCGAATTCCACAGTGCCCCCTGCTGGCCCAGATTCTAATTATGCCATTTTGAACTGGATAACTTTGTTGAGCATGATGGCGTTTGTTAGTGCTTTTTCCATTGGATTTGGTCCAA TGACCTGGTTAGTGCTGAGTGAAATCTATCCAGCGGACATCAGAGGGAGAGCATTTGCTTTCTGCAACAGCTTCAACTGGGCTGCCAACTTGCTCATTACTCTTACCTTCTTGGAAGTTATTG GTTCTATAGGTCTGGGCTGGACTTTTTTGCTGTACGGTGGGGTGGGCCTCCTGGCCATTACCTTCATCTACTTCTTCATTCCTGAAACCAAAGGACAGTCCCTGGAAGAAATCGATCAACAGTTGTCAGCGAAAAG GATATCAAAGAGAAGAGAAACATCTAAAGGCGTTCGAAAGAGACCATCCACTGGCCCTCCATACCAAAGAGTAGGAAAATCAAACTGGACTTAA